Proteins encoded within one genomic window of Empedobacter falsenii:
- a CDS encoding acyl-CoA thioesterase, whose protein sequence is MISSEEKIKTLVHNSNFAVRFNETDPLGIVWHGNYITYFEDGREAFGRHFGISYLDIQKSGFVTPIIKSICEHKFPLKYGDICRIETTFEDTLAAKMIFKFKIFNQDEKLVCIGETIQVFLDNEGDLMLTLPPFFEEWKKKVGLL, encoded by the coding sequence ATGATAAGTTCAGAAGAGAAGATTAAAACATTAGTACATAATTCCAATTTCGCAGTACGATTTAATGAAACCGATCCGTTGGGAATCGTGTGGCATGGGAATTATATTACGTATTTTGAAGATGGAAGGGAAGCTTTTGGGCGTCATTTTGGGATTAGTTATTTGGATATTCAGAAAAGTGGATTTGTAACACCAATTATTAAGTCGATTTGTGAACACAAATTTCCGTTGAAATATGGTGATATATGTAGAATAGAAACGACTTTTGAAGATACTTTGGCAGCAAAAATGATTTTTAAATTCAAGATTTTCAATCAAGATGAAAAGTTAGTTTGTATTGGAGAAACAATTCAAGTTTTTTTAGACAACGAAGGAGATTTAATGTTAACATTACCACCATTTTTTGAAGAATGGAAGAAAAAAGTAGGATTGTTGTAA
- a CDS encoding beta-ketoacyl-[acyl-carrier-protein] synthase family protein, translating to MEKVYINRANILTPFGNSIQANWNELVKGNSAVSEIDSFGHLKNFYAGKIDDEIFLNLKEQVEDNQIYTRLELFGILALQSIIDKSKISQRTAFVISTTKGNIDQLFDSLEKASIPNFAKKIANYFGFKTEPIIVSNACVSGVLAVNIAKRFIEMDEFDDAYVLALDELTNFVLTGFNSFQAMDFELCKPFDKDRVGVNLGEAAVCVYLSKNQEKNSFQILGEASINDANHISGPSRTGEGLVLSIESAMKEANILSNEIDYISAHGTATLYNDEMEAIAFNRLQMESIPTNSFKAFYGHTLGASGLLELIISMKQSQENLILKSHNFNELGVSVPLNVLKENLQKEVNIILKTSSGFGGSNAVIILKKVQND from the coding sequence ATGGAAAAAGTTTACATTAATCGTGCGAATATTTTAACGCCTTTCGGAAATTCTATTCAAGCGAATTGGAATGAATTAGTGAAAGGAAATTCTGCTGTTTCTGAAATTGATTCTTTTGGACATTTAAAAAATTTTTATGCTGGAAAAATTGATGATGAAATTTTCTTAAATTTAAAAGAGCAAGTTGAAGATAATCAGATTTATACTCGATTAGAATTATTTGGGATTTTAGCTCTTCAATCTATTATTGATAAATCCAAAATTTCACAACGAACTGCTTTTGTAATTTCAACAACAAAAGGTAATATTGATCAACTTTTTGATTCGTTAGAAAAAGCTTCAATTCCAAATTTTGCAAAGAAGATTGCAAACTATTTTGGATTTAAAACTGAACCAATTATTGTTTCAAATGCTTGTGTTTCGGGAGTTTTAGCGGTTAATATAGCAAAGCGTTTCATCGAAATGGATGAGTTTGATGATGCATATGTTTTGGCTTTGGATGAGTTGACAAATTTTGTTTTGACAGGTTTCAATTCATTTCAAGCAATGGATTTTGAGTTGTGTAAACCATTTGACAAAGATAGAGTAGGTGTGAATTTAGGTGAAGCTGCCGTTTGTGTTTATCTTTCTAAAAATCAAGAAAAGAATAGTTTTCAGATTTTGGGTGAAGCTTCAATTAACGATGCAAATCATATTTCTGGACCATCTCGAACGGGTGAAGGCTTGGTGTTGAGTATAGAGTCGGCGATGAAGGAAGCGAATATTTTATCAAATGAAATAGATTATATTTCGGCTCATGGAACGGCCACTTTGTATAATGATGAAATGGAAGCAATTGCTTTTAATCGTTTACAAATGGAATCGATTCCGACAAATAGTTTTAAAGCTTTTTATGGACATACATTAGGCGCTTCTGGATTGTTAGAATTGATTATTTCGATGAAGCAATCACAAGAAAATTTGATTTTGAAAAGTCATAATTTCAATGAATTAGGAGTTTCAGTTCCATTAAATGTTTTGAAAGAAAATCTTCAAAAAGAAGTCAATATTATTTTGAAAACTTCATCTGGTTTTGGAGGAAGTAATGCTGTAATTATTCTAAAAAAAGTTCAGAATGACTAA